A window of Mucilaginibacter paludis DSM 18603 contains these coding sequences:
- a CDS encoding ABC transporter permease, whose amino-acid sequence MLSPIFLKDPVTRAANKVEYYNHHQSLNTFLLNFIELLTRLKLYTLHITLYDMAFLGMLFIGLNFALQLWCKRDIDRVANRFLALALVAMVLWIAWLLEISTFLLPFSLAFGPFIYFYVRKTTRPACRLDWKDLLHFSPVCLPLATAIGKPLLFISVGAYLYLSHRLIERFYRSLKFNEGDRYRYEWRWLDQQLTSFGIALSLWIPLTVIDYVGFHFGLNKQVYYPLYLLMIAMVIRMGILVFFRSGVDRSIEAPLLSRSSLSAGLKQKSNLLKKKIEAGLLYQDPELSVGSLAEQLGMPAHELSRIINLGLKKNFSDFINEFRVRDVMAKMHDPSYKHLTLLGIAYESGFNSKTTFNRIFKQMTGKSPAEYKKERPFSKLERFAINRPVVLHQKINRPAMFRNYLKIAWRNTVRGIAYSSINMIGLAAGLCSFIVILLYTNYELGYDKWSPELDKVYHVSLRQNEDFISNTPTSLAGFLAQEYQNAAAATMLQSSGDREALLAAGDRKIYQKDLVTVDSNFLKVFPYQLATGNPATALNAPRTAILTRDLGRKLFGSEDPMGRSIKLNDRAELVVTGILEDQPGATHLPVGMLIHDPFGRHDNTWDNYSCQTYIKLRRAENDATIETAINRLYYNARIKADGVSFENYTKAGAKTNLFVDQVPRFHNFPKHGSSNFSTVTILLVLAILLLLAGAINFSNLAIARSISRAKEVGIRKVMGAGRMPLILQFMAETSIQCLASLILAVMLLALGIPYINRSFNINIGFLQPHEMLRVVLQLISSLVGIILLSGLYPAVYLSKFNAVKVLKGSYSTGSKGTLFRNSLIVVQFMVSVFFITGIIVIKSQLSFMQNRDKGFSADQLIRVEARPEIREQGFDQARNVLLSVPGVIGVAKTTSVPGDNFGVDTSTIPFKNKGAAYRMRSVKVSTDYFQTLGVSLKKGRLFTEEVQDQQTRSAVINEAAAQKLGLPDPVGEIIAFPGCDSTPVRIVGVVKDFNVQGFESGVQPVVFTIGNHQPCLMQFGSTMLVKLDNRHVQRTIAGITQAWKKIEPAFPLRYSFVDQNFEQLFISYARLEKIITFFGLVAIMISVMGLFALTTFFTRQRTKEVGVRKVLGASVPQLAALLSRDFIYLVILAVFIITPFTWWGVQKWLQTFAYRIDISWWMFFAAGITAMLIAILTVSFQSIRAALANPADSLRSE is encoded by the coding sequence ATGCTGTCACCGATTTTTTTAAAAGATCCGGTTACCAGGGCGGCCAATAAAGTTGAATATTATAATCATCATCAATCATTAAATACTTTTTTGCTGAACTTTATTGAGTTATTAACGCGTTTGAAACTATATACGTTACATATCACCCTTTACGACATGGCATTCTTAGGAATGCTGTTTATCGGGCTGAATTTTGCTTTACAGCTATGGTGCAAAAGAGATATTGATCGCGTCGCCAATCGATTTCTTGCCCTTGCGCTGGTTGCAATGGTATTATGGATCGCCTGGTTGTTGGAAATATCCACCTTTCTCCTGCCATTTTCACTGGCCTTTGGGCCTTTTATCTATTTTTATGTCAGAAAAACTACGCGACCGGCATGCCGGTTAGATTGGAAGGATCTCTTGCATTTCTCCCCTGTTTGCTTACCCTTAGCTACCGCTATCGGAAAACCGTTGCTATTTATATCGGTCGGCGCTTACTTATACCTGTCTCACCGTTTGATCGAACGTTTTTACAGAAGCCTGAAATTTAACGAAGGAGATCGTTACCGGTATGAATGGCGCTGGTTAGACCAGCAATTGACCAGTTTTGGTATAGCGCTATCATTATGGATACCGCTGACTGTTATTGATTATGTAGGTTTTCACTTTGGTTTAAACAAGCAGGTTTATTACCCCCTGTATTTGCTAATGATTGCGATGGTCATCCGAATGGGCATATTGGTATTTTTCAGATCTGGCGTCGACAGGTCCATCGAAGCACCATTGCTTTCCCGATCGTCCCTTTCGGCAGGCTTGAAACAAAAGAGTAATTTATTAAAGAAAAAGATCGAAGCCGGACTCCTGTACCAGGACCCTGAACTGAGTGTGGGGTCCCTTGCTGAGCAACTGGGTATGCCCGCCCATGAATTATCAAGGATCATTAACCTTGGGCTCAAAAAAAACTTCAGCGATTTTATCAATGAATTTCGGGTCAGGGATGTGATGGCCAAAATGCATGATCCCTCATATAAACATCTCACCCTGCTGGGCATCGCTTATGAATCGGGGTTCAATTCTAAAACGACCTTCAACCGAATTTTCAAGCAAATGACAGGGAAAAGCCCGGCAGAGTATAAAAAAGAGCGACCATTTTCTAAATTGGAACGTTTTGCGATAAACAGGCCGGTAGTTTTGCATCAAAAAATTAATCGTCCCGCTATGTTTCGCAATTACCTGAAGATCGCCTGGCGCAATACCGTACGCGGCATCGCCTACAGTTCCATTAACATGATCGGTCTGGCAGCCGGTTTGTGCAGCTTTATAGTCATCCTGCTGTACACGAACTATGAACTGGGTTATGACAAATGGAGTCCGGAACTGGATAAGGTCTATCATGTTTCCCTACGCCAAAACGAAGACTTTATAAGTAATACACCTACCTCGCTGGCCGGTTTCCTGGCGCAGGAATATCAAAATGCCGCAGCTGCTACCATGTTACAGTCGTCAGGTGATCGCGAAGCGCTGCTTGCTGCCGGAGACCGCAAAATTTATCAAAAAGATCTGGTTACGGTCGATTCGAATTTCTTAAAGGTTTTTCCTTATCAGCTGGCAACTGGTAATCCGGCTACCGCGCTGAACGCGCCAAGGACGGCCATACTGACCAGGGACCTGGGCCGTAAATTATTTGGCAGTGAAGACCCCATGGGCAGATCGATCAAACTAAACGATCGTGCTGAGCTGGTGGTGACGGGTATATTGGAGGATCAGCCGGGGGCAACTCATCTGCCGGTCGGCATGCTGATACACGATCCTTTCGGGCGGCACGATAATACCTGGGACAACTATTCCTGTCAAACCTATATCAAGCTCAGGCGGGCAGAAAACGATGCAACGATCGAAACCGCCATCAACCGGCTTTATTACAATGCGCGCATCAAAGCCGATGGCGTATCTTTCGAAAACTATACGAAAGCTGGCGCTAAAACCAACCTGTTTGTTGACCAGGTGCCACGTTTTCACAATTTCCCGAAACATGGCAGCAGTAATTTTTCAACAGTAACCATTCTACTGGTTTTAGCGATTCTACTGCTACTGGCAGGAGCCATCAATTTCAGCAACCTGGCCATCGCGCGTTCGATCAGCCGGGCAAAGGAGGTCGGTATACGCAAAGTGATGGGAGCGGGCCGTATGCCATTGATCTTACAGTTCATGGCCGAGACTTCCATACAATGCCTGGCGAGTTTGATTTTAGCTGTTATGCTGCTGGCTTTGGGCATACCCTATATCAACCGTTCGTTCAATATCAACATCGGTTTTTTGCAACCGCACGAAATGCTGCGTGTTGTCCTTCAACTGATCAGTAGTTTAGTGGGAATTATCTTGCTGTCGGGGTTATACCCCGCGGTCTACCTCTCGAAATTTAACGCTGTCAAAGTTTTAAAAGGCAGTTATTCTACAGGTAGTAAAGGAACACTGTTTCGAAACAGTCTCATCGTCGTGCAATTTATGGTATCGGTGTTTTTTATCACCGGCATCATTGTCATCAAAAGCCAGCTGAGCTTTATGCAAAACAGGGACAAGGGTTTTTCAGCTGATCAGTTGATCCGCGTGGAGGCCCGGCCGGAAATCCGTGAACAAGGCTTTGATCAAGCCCGTAACGTGCTGCTTTCGGTACCGGGGGTTATTGGCGTTGCCAAAACCACAAGTGTACCGGGCGATAATTTTGGCGTTGATACTTCGACGATCCCATTCAAAAACAAGGGTGCAGCCTATCGTATGCGGTCGGTTAAAGTCAGTACCGATTATTTCCAAACCCTCGGTGTATCTTTGAAAAAGGGCCGCCTTTTTACAGAAGAGGTGCAGGATCAGCAAACACGTTCAGCTGTTATTAACGAGGCCGCCGCCCAAAAATTAGGACTGCCCGATCCTGTCGGAGAGATCATCGCCTTCCCTGGTTGTGACAGTACACCGGTGCGGATCGTAGGCGTAGTTAAAGATTTTAATGTGCAGGGATTTGAAAGCGGGGTGCAGCCTGTGGTGTTCACCATTGGTAACCATCAACCCTGCCTGATGCAATTTGGTAGCACCATGCTTGTTAAATTGGATAACAGGCATGTTCAGCGGACTATCGCTGGGATCACCCAGGCCTGGAAAAAAATAGAACCTGCCTTCCCGCTCCGCTATTCTTTTGTCGACCAAAACTTTGAGCAATTGTTTATTTCATACGCACGCCTGGAAAAGATCATTACCTTTTTTGGGCTTGTTGCCATCATGATCTCGGTGATGGGCTTATTTGCACTCACGACTTTCTTTACCCGGCAGCGTACCAAAGAAGTTGGTGTGCGAAAAGTATTGGGTGCCAGTGTCCCACAGCTCGCCGCCCTATTGAGCAGGGATTTTATCTATCTGGTGATTTTAGCGGTTTTTATCATTACGCCTTTTACCTGGTGGGGGGTGCAAAAATGGCTGCAGACCTTTGCTTACCGGATCGATATCAGTTGGTGGATGTTTTTCGCTGCGGGTATAACGGCCATGTTGATCGCTATCCTCACGGTAAGCTTTCAATCCATCAGAGCGGCGCTTGCTAACCCGGCAGATAGTTTGAGAAGTGAATGA
- a CDS encoding RNA-binding domain-containing protein: MPLHVNIEDLLNARSVESERLEFKEGWNPDAIYRSICAFANDFENVGGGYILIGVEEESGIAKRPVVGLSASKIASIQKEMIGYNNLINPVYHPKLFIETVDGQQILVIWVPGGSNRPYEVPEQITAKQKRYSYYVRRYASSAVADMETQQELISLANQIPFDDRSNQYASIDDISMVLIQDHLRLIGSKLMEASGQHTKTEILEQMLLVDGPPEHRFPRNVALMMFNEHPEKFFPATWVDVVYFPMGEGESEFLEYPRITGPVPALIRKTLELLKTNFLKEKVIKQADKAEAIRIWNYPYAALEEAVANALFHRDYQLREQVEIRVSPESIVLLNYGGPDRSIRQEDFISGRIRPRRYRNRRLGDFLKELDLTEGRATGIPTIKRVLERNGSPEPSFRTDDERTFFEVEIFCHPAFKNDVVLIDDAQKEVASNKEGNRDGNRDGNRDVILLSPKQKEILNFCQNPQSRADIFDHLGISNQPKNYRLHILPLIQAGYITLTEPNKLSSKYQKYQTSNTAPTT; this comes from the coding sequence ATGCCATTACACGTCAATATTGAAGATTTATTAAACGCTCGTTCTGTTGAATCGGAACGGCTCGAATTTAAAGAGGGATGGAATCCTGATGCCATATACCGTTCAATTTGTGCTTTTGCGAATGATTTTGAAAATGTGGGTGGTGGCTATATTCTGATTGGCGTGGAAGAAGAAAGCGGGATTGCCAAGCGGCCCGTTGTAGGTTTAAGTGCCTCCAAGATTGCCTCTATTCAAAAAGAGATGATCGGGTATAATAACCTGATTAACCCCGTTTACCATCCTAAACTCTTTATTGAAACTGTGGATGGCCAGCAAATTTTAGTTATTTGGGTGCCCGGTGGCTCTAACCGCCCTTATGAAGTGCCTGAACAAATTACGGCCAAACAAAAAAGATACTCCTATTATGTTCGTAGGTATGCCAGTTCTGCTGTTGCAGATATGGAAACTCAGCAAGAACTGATTAGTCTGGCCAACCAAATTCCCTTTGATGACCGCTCTAATCAATATGCCAGCATAGATGATATTTCAATGGTACTCATTCAGGATCATTTGCGTCTGATAGGCAGTAAATTGATGGAAGCTTCCGGTCAGCATACCAAAACGGAGATATTAGAACAGATGCTCCTGGTTGATGGCCCGCCCGAACACCGCTTTCCCCGGAATGTGGCATTGATGATGTTTAATGAACACCCGGAAAAATTCTTCCCGGCCACCTGGGTGGATGTCGTGTATTTTCCAATGGGTGAAGGAGAATCGGAATTTCTTGAATACCCGCGTATTACAGGCCCCGTACCTGCTTTAATCAGAAAGACACTGGAGTTATTAAAAACAAACTTTTTAAAGGAAAAAGTCATTAAGCAAGCTGACAAGGCCGAAGCAATCCGTATTTGGAATTACCCTTACGCTGCACTGGAAGAAGCTGTGGCGAATGCATTATTTCATCGTGATTATCAACTGAGGGAGCAGGTTGAAATCCGGGTTTCACCGGAATCCATCGTGCTGCTTAATTATGGTGGCCCTGATCGCTCTATCCGTCAGGAAGATTTTATCAGCGGCAGGATAAGGCCGCGCCGTTACCGCAACCGCCGTTTAGGAGATTTTTTAAAGGAACTCGATTTAACGGAAGGCCGTGCTACAGGCATTCCCACTATTAAACGTGTTTTGGAACGTAATGGCTCTCCTGAACCATCTTTTCGCACAGATGATGAACGTACCTTTTTCGAAGTAGAAATATTTTGTCATCCTGCTTTTAAAAACGATGTTGTTCTTATAGATGATGCCCAAAAGGAAGTGGCAAGTAATAAGGAAGGTAATAGAGATGGTAATAGGGATGGTAATAGAGATGTTATTTTGTTATCCCCGAAACAAAAGGAAATATTAAACTTTTGTCAAAATCCCCAAAGCCGGGCAGATATATTCGATCACCTCGGCATTTCGAACCAGCCCAAAAATTACCGCCTGCATATTTTACCACTAATACAAGCTGGTTATATTACTCTTACGGAACCTAATAAACTTTCCAGTAAATATCAAAAGTATCAAACCAGCAATACGGCTCCCACTACATGA
- a CDS encoding S41 family peptidase translates to MLTLMLIAKAFWGNCQNTPLNYSPKELKEDYGILRKALETTYSSLYRFTDSLIMSQYLDDNLKSLAQPESETDFYKLITKTCAKVNDEHLIPTPSKAYYRSLENKHHYFPFCLKIIDRRFYVLKTVASGSAIPAGSEILSINGKTVEEMLDILLPTIPSDGYIQTFNTRHLEDYSMTEEENLFDLNYPIFIGDTTAYRLEYIDVADRSKKKIATVAGLDHGSYMKFFYGRNKLEAPLAFKYLEKNIAYLRISSFLKWHRTRFKQDFAVLYDSVFTTLKVRHTENLILDLRNNEGGDGTGEKLLTYLLTRPYQHFESTEVKFKGYAPVAEYLENGKDLFFADSLVGKTTNGLYSLKKADMPSLGEQPLNVNHYTGKLFVLINGASGSMAAVVAAFLKGNGRAIFIGEESGGTMEGNTSHQSARLVLPNTKIRVTIPLIKTSNAVAYTKGRGVEPDYQVTPKINDILIGIDTELNFARALISSKR, encoded by the coding sequence ATGTTGACGCTCATGCTGATCGCAAAAGCTTTTTGGGGCAATTGTCAAAATACCCCCTTGAATTATAGTCCAAAAGAGTTAAAGGAGGACTACGGCATCCTCAGAAAAGCTTTAGAAACTACCTATTCAAGTCTTTACCGGTTTACGGACAGTTTGATCATGAGCCAATATTTAGATGATAATTTAAAATCGCTAGCACAACCTGAGTCTGAAACTGACTTTTATAAACTCATCACTAAGACCTGCGCTAAAGTGAATGATGAGCATTTGATCCCGACACCATCGAAAGCCTATTACCGGTCATTAGAAAACAAGCATCATTATTTCCCTTTCTGTTTAAAGATCATTGACCGGAGGTTTTACGTGCTCAAAACGGTAGCATCCGGCAGTGCCATCCCGGCCGGATCGGAAATTCTATCTATCAACGGAAAGACAGTTGAAGAAATGCTGGATATCTTATTGCCCACCATCCCATCGGACGGGTACATTCAAACCTTTAATACCCGTCACCTGGAAGACTATAGTATGACGGAAGAAGAAAACCTTTTTGATCTGAATTACCCGATCTTTATAGGAGATACGACCGCCTATCGCCTGGAATATATCGACGTAGCTGACCGGTCAAAAAAGAAGATCGCAACGGTCGCGGGTCTCGATCATGGATCCTATATGAAATTTTTCTACGGCAGAAACAAATTGGAGGCACCATTAGCCTTTAAATACCTTGAAAAGAATATTGCTTATTTGCGTATTTCCTCTTTTCTGAAATGGCACCGGACACGCTTTAAACAGGACTTTGCTGTTTTATACGATAGTGTTTTTACCACCTTAAAGGTAAGGCATACGGAAAATTTGATCCTTGACCTGAGAAATAACGAGGGCGGCGACGGGACGGGTGAAAAACTGCTGACTTATCTATTGACAAGGCCGTATCAGCATTTCGAATCTACAGAAGTGAAGTTTAAAGGGTATGCACCGGTCGCTGAATACCTGGAAAACGGTAAAGACCTCTTTTTTGCTGATTCACTGGTCGGTAAAACAACTAACGGCTTGTATAGCCTTAAAAAAGCCGATATGCCCTCGCTTGGGGAACAGCCACTTAATGTCAATCATTATACCGGGAAGTTATTTGTGCTGATCAATGGCGCGTCAGGTTCTATGGCGGCGGTGGTCGCTGCTTTTCTGAAAGGCAACGGACGGGCAATATTTATCGGCGAAGAAAGCGGCGGCACCATGGAAGGGAATACTTCCCATCAATCGGCCAGATTGGTTTTACCTAATACTAAAATAAGAGTGACTATACCACTAATCAAAACAAGCAACGCTGTCGCTTATACCAAAGGCAGGGGTGTTGAACCGGATTATCAGGTAACTCCAAAAATAAATGATATTTTAATAGGGATAGATACCGAATTAAATTTCGCACGGGCCCTGATCTCATCAAAGAGATAA
- a CDS encoding site-specific integrase: MATLSAKVFKHHKKADGTYNVKICVYHKTERVFMDTEHYVSDKKLTKSLEIKDTFILKVLNNTLDGYREEISRLGNKLDFYTAKDLKEYLSKSNESVDFLQFCQIHINTLKANGQVKSATNYNTVANSLQDFFNRKSLPIEEITLRTLYAYERYLRGARKMERTNQFGKTYTIETKGISDAGVHNYLRDFRGLFSAAMAYYNKPSLGITLITYSPFTEYKIVDAPETKKRNIEIEQVKLIRDCKVKAGSRAELARDMFMLSFYLCGINAVDLYHSRYVVRNGRMEYNRSKTKGKRKDKAFISIQVPSEAVGLLSKYGDCLGERYATIGNLNAALSEGMVEVCKTTELSGITYYWARHTFGNLARNKCRMSKDDVALALNHVDHGRTTTDIYLDKDWSIVDEVQDAVLNLLRSLDKKQDDDPFATVRILFNQIELPKLQA; encoded by the coding sequence ATGGCCACTTTAAGCGCTAAAGTATTTAAGCACCACAAAAAGGCAGATGGTACCTACAACGTAAAAATTTGCGTTTACCACAAAACAGAACGGGTTTTTATGGATACAGAGCATTATGTATCTGATAAGAAACTCACAAAGTCATTAGAGATAAAGGACACCTTTATCTTAAAGGTTTTAAACAATACCCTTGATGGCTACCGCGAAGAAATAAGCAGGCTCGGTAATAAACTTGATTTTTATACGGCCAAGGATTTAAAGGAATATCTATCGAAATCGAATGAGAGTGTGGATTTTCTTCAATTCTGTCAAATCCATATCAATACGTTAAAAGCAAATGGCCAGGTAAAGAGCGCAACCAACTATAATACGGTTGCTAATAGTTTGCAGGATTTTTTTAACAGGAAGTCATTGCCTATAGAAGAAATTACTTTGCGAACTCTCTATGCGTATGAACGCTATTTAAGAGGTGCCCGGAAAATGGAACGCACTAATCAATTTGGTAAAACCTATACAATAGAAACAAAAGGCATATCCGATGCAGGCGTACATAATTATTTAAGAGACTTCAGGGGTTTGTTTTCCGCAGCAATGGCTTATTACAATAAACCATCGTTAGGAATCACCTTGATTACTTATAGTCCCTTTACGGAGTATAAGATTGTTGATGCCCCGGAAACCAAGAAACGTAACATCGAAATTGAACAAGTAAAATTGATTAGGGATTGTAAGGTCAAGGCGGGTAGCCGGGCAGAACTTGCCAGAGACATGTTTATGCTGTCGTTCTATCTATGCGGTATCAACGCTGTTGATCTGTACCATTCGCGATATGTAGTACGCAATGGACGGATGGAATACAACCGCTCAAAGACTAAAGGAAAACGTAAGGACAAGGCTTTTATCAGTATTCAGGTACCGTCTGAGGCTGTTGGTCTACTTTCAAAATATGGTGATTGCCTGGGTGAAAGATATGCTACGATAGGAAACTTAAATGCAGCATTAAGTGAGGGGATGGTCGAGGTGTGTAAAACAACGGAATTATCGGGGATAACCTATTATTGGGCACGACACACTTTTGGCAACCTTGCTCGAAACAAATGCAGGATGTCCAAAGATGATGTTGCGTTAGCGCTTAATCATGTAGATCATGGGCGAACTACGACTGATATTTATTTGGATAAGGATTGGAGTATTGTAGATGAGGTACAGGATGCCGTGCTTAATCTATTAAGGAGTTTGGATAAGAAACAGGACGATGATCCCTTTGCAACTGTAAGAATTTTGTTTAACCAAATTGAATTACCGAAGTTACAGGCATGA
- a CDS encoding YceI family protein, which translates to MNNKRYATYLILIIALFFFGCGGPVTGENETNTLASSISLHVGDKKYFMIYTKESVITWEGSSVHGKHDGYANISKGELMIENGQLTGGTVEIDMNTIEDKNYGRNNKLIKHLKDPDFFDVKRFPFSTIVITKVESIDGEHKKVTGNLTIKGITHPVTFSAIMEIKGGIVKANGKLVIDRTLWDVRYKSGKFFDNLKDQAISDSIEFQIKILAKK; encoded by the coding sequence ATGAACAACAAGCGATATGCCACCTATTTAATTTTAATTATTGCCCTTTTTTTCTTCGGTTGCGGTGGACCTGTAACGGGGGAAAATGAAACCAATACATTGGCAAGCTCCATATCCTTACATGTTGGGGATAAAAAATATTTTATGATATATACGAAGGAAAGTGTCATAACCTGGGAAGGTTCTAGTGTTCATGGGAAGCATGACGGGTACGCCAATATATCAAAAGGAGAATTAATGATCGAAAACGGTCAACTTACGGGAGGTACGGTTGAAATTGACATGAACACAATTGAAGATAAAAACTACGGAAGGAATAATAAACTTATTAAACACTTAAAAGATCCTGATTTTTTTGATGTTAAAAGATTCCCTTTTTCTACAATCGTAATTACTAAGGTTGAATCGATAGATGGTGAGCATAAAAAAGTTACCGGGAACCTAACGATCAAGGGTATCACACACCCGGTTACTTTTTCGGCGATAATGGAAATTAAGGGCGGAATTGTCAAAGCCAATGGTAAGCTGGTTATTGATCGAACATTATGGGATGTCCGGTATAAATCAGGAAAGTTCTTTGATAATTTAAAGGATCAAGCTATTTCGGATTCCATTGAATTTCAGATTAAGATCTTGGCAAAGAAATAA
- a CDS encoding metallophosphoesterase — MILQYCSDLHLEFPQNEAYIKANPIKPIGDILILAGDVTLFTRIDKQKDFFDYVSDYFEATYWIPGNHEYYQSDISNRSGSFEEKIRSNVSLINNVVKKIGAHQLLFSTLWSSISLLNGWRIERGLNDFYQISYDGKRFQIPDYNDFHANSLTFLRSALEADTPGKKVVVTHHVPTFKNYPPEYKGDYLNEAFATILDDLISDTTPDYWIYGHHHQNIPEFKIGHTKLLTNQLGYVQRNEHLLYHADKCIEL; from the coding sequence ATGATTTTACAATATTGCTCCGATCTTCATTTAGAGTTTCCCCAAAATGAAGCCTATATAAAAGCTAACCCCATTAAGCCCATAGGCGACATTTTGATATTGGCTGGCGATGTTACTTTGTTTACCAGGATAGACAAACAAAAGGACTTTTTTGATTATGTCAGCGATTACTTTGAAGCAACCTATTGGATACCAGGAAATCACGAGTACTATCAAAGTGATATTTCAAACAGATCGGGGTCATTTGAAGAAAAGATCAGAAGTAATGTGTCATTGATAAATAATGTGGTTAAAAAAATTGGCGCGCATCAGTTGCTATTTTCCACTTTATGGTCGTCCATAAGCCTGTTAAATGGCTGGCGGATAGAACGTGGCCTGAATGATTTTTATCAAATTAGTTATGATGGGAAGCGTTTTCAAATCCCTGACTATAATGATTTTCATGCAAATAGTCTTACGTTTTTACGCTCCGCTTTGGAAGCAGATACACCGGGCAAAAAAGTAGTGGTCACGCATCATGTTCCTACTTTTAAGAACTACCCGCCTGAATATAAGGGAGACTACCTGAACGAGGCTTTTGCAACGATATTGGATGATTTGATTTCAGATACCACGCCGGATTATTGGATTTACGGGCATCATCACCAAAATATTCCTGAGTTTAAAATAGGTCATACAAAATTGCTAACCAATCAGCTTGGCTATGTTCAGCGCAACGAGCATTTACTCTATCATGCCGATAAATGCATTGAACTTTAG
- a CDS encoding tyrosine-type recombinase/integrase, whose product MKAEVSLYLDTRRALKDGNYPLKLHVYFTAKMERWYKTDYKLSNEQFEQSYLAAKPRGELKELKIELDAIIQKAAELAKDLGDSFTFEKFERKMFRTKASANNVIDHFAAYVKVLDKNEQIGTASSYNCSINSITAYLSEGKKNPVTYIPFTALSAEVLNKYEQWMISKNSSKTTVGIYMRNLRAIFNKAIAAGDISPELYPFKTYKIPNGKNVKKALETPDLNALYIADATDSFMLKARDFWFFSYQCNGMNFRDIAELRFKDIHDTYFSFLRHKTKNTTKEDPTPIVVPLTSYIKDFIKKYANEKGKPNDYLFPIFQTGMSAKERHRVNQNFIRFVNQHMQKLVDQLGLSFKLGTMVARHSFTTQATRTMGLEFAQEALGHTTMNTTQNYWKGFENDAKKSMAEKLMEFTVAKPTVTQEAV is encoded by the coding sequence ATGAAAGCAGAGGTTTCTTTATATCTGGACACAAGGCGGGCATTGAAAGATGGCAATTACCCTTTAAAACTACACGTTTATTTTACCGCAAAAATGGAACGGTGGTATAAAACTGATTACAAATTGAGCAATGAACAGTTTGAACAATCTTATTTGGCTGCCAAGCCAAGAGGAGAACTTAAGGAACTTAAAATTGAGTTGGATGCTATTATACAAAAAGCGGCAGAACTGGCTAAGGATTTAGGTGATAGCTTTACTTTTGAAAAATTTGAACGCAAGATGTTCCGTACCAAAGCAAGCGCCAATAATGTTATTGACCATTTTGCTGCTTATGTAAAGGTACTGGACAAAAATGAGCAGATCGGCACAGCTTCCAGTTACAATTGCAGCATTAATTCTATTACGGCTTATTTGAGTGAGGGTAAAAAAAATCCGGTTACGTATATTCCTTTTACCGCACTTTCAGCCGAAGTTTTAAATAAATATGAACAATGGATGATTTCCAAAAATAGTTCCAAAACAACAGTTGGCATTTATATGCGTAATTTAAGGGCGATCTTTAATAAAGCAATTGCAGCCGGGGACATTTCCCCTGAACTTTATCCCTTTAAAACCTATAAAATCCCTAACGGTAAAAATGTAAAAAAGGCGTTGGAAACACCTGATCTTAACGCTTTGTATATTGCAGATGCCACAGATAGCTTTATGCTAAAGGCCAGGGATTTCTGGTTTTTCAGTTACCAGTGCAACGGAATGAATTTCAGGGATATTGCTGAATTAAGGTTTAAAGATATTCATGACACCTATTTTTCATTTTTAAGGCACAAGACGAAAAATACTACAAAGGAAGACCCGACACCTATTGTTGTTCCCTTGACCAGCTATATTAAAGATTTTATTAAAAAGTATGCCAACGAAAAAGGCAAGCCTAATGATTACTTGTTTCCCATATTCCAGACAGGCATGTCAGCAAAAGAGCGGCATCGAGTCAACCAAAATTTTATCCGGTTTGTAAACCAGCACATGCAAAAATTGGTCGATCAGTTAGGCTTATCATTTAAATTAGGCACGATGGTAGCCCGCCATTCATTCACTACCCAGGCAACCCGTACAATGGGGCTGGAATTTGCACAGGAAGCTTTGGGGCATACAACCATGAATACAACACAGAACTACTGGAAAGGCTTTGAAAATGATGCTAAAAAGAGCATGGCAGAAAAGCTTATGGAATTTACAGTAGCAAAACCAACAGTAACTCAAGAGGCCGTTTGA